The following are encoded together in the Nymphaea colorata isolate Beijing-Zhang1983 chromosome 14, ASM883128v2, whole genome shotgun sequence genome:
- the LOC116267592 gene encoding EIN3-binding F-box protein 1-like, with translation MPPLVKYFGDEVFCPGGPFNSDFMDSSLMLSPSPFVDVFCPRRKRARISAPFIQREQEPASRKIVPSIDVLPDECLFEVFARLPSIRDRSACACVSKRWLMLQSSIRGSEFASTPACCGSVTATKVASATEKDTTKAALAVKDANGERVLPATIEVDGGDEEEEAADCDAGHLTRSLQGKKATDVRLAAISVGAAKLGGLGKLLIRGSNAIRGVTDVGLSAIARGCPSLRVLSLWNLSSVSDKSICEIAEGCHLLEKLDLCHCPNVSDKALLAIAAKCPNLSSVSLESCPLIGNEGLPAIGRSCLNLRSISIKDCPLVGDQGIAGLVASAAALSRIKLQGVNISDVSLAVIGHYGKSVAELSFTGLQHVGERGFWALGNAHGLNKLRTLHVSSCNGMTDMGLEAVGVGCPVLKHLCLRRCCLLSDSGLRAFARTVVALENLLLEECNWITQTGVLDSFSNCKANLKSLSLVKCVGINDVDDGLSPLPLCASLHSLTIRGCSGFGSRGVAVVGKVCPNLQNVDFSGVSGLRDSDLLSLTENCRAGLTKLNLNGCVNLTDDAIIRLVMFHGGSLRLLNLGGCRSLTDESLKVILANCPLLQELNMSGCSITDQGFFSFNSSNKGLLPDLQILSLSGCSQVSEKSLQVLGYLSGSLVGLNLQHCNLISSKAVGWLGERMWGCDILS, from the exons ATGCCTCCCCTCGTCAAGTATTTTG GGGATGAAGTTTTCTGCCCCGGCGGCCCTTTCAACTCCGACTTCATGGATTCGAGCCTCATGCTTTCTCCATCGCCTTTTGTCGATGTCTTCTGCCCACGGCGAAAGCGCGCTCGCATCAGCGCCCCTTTCATCCAAAGAGAACAAGAGCCGGCCTCGAGAAAGATCGTCCCTTCCATCGACGTCCTCCCCGATGAGTGCCTCTTTGAGGTCTTCGCGCGGTTACCCAGCATTCGTGACCGCAGCGCCTGTGCCTGCGTCTCCAAGCGATGGCTTATGCTGCAGAGCAGCATCCGCGGGTCTGAGTTTGCTTCGACTCCCGCCTGTTGCGGTTCCGTGACTGCCACAAAGGTGGCGTCTGCAACCGAGAAAGATACGACAAAGGCCGCTTTGGCTGTGAAGGATGCTAATGGCGAGAGGGTTCTTCCTGCAACCATTGAAGTCGATGGCGGTGATGAAGAGGAGGAAGCTGCCGACTGCGATGCTGGCCATCTTACACGGTCTTTGCAGGGCAAGAAGGCAACCGATGTTAGACTTGCCGCCATTTCCGTTGGTGCCGCCAAGCTCGGCGGGTTGGGCAAGCTTCTGATACGGGGTAGTAATGCAATTCGTGGTGTTACTGATGTTGGTCTCTCTGCCATCGCTCGTGGGTGTCCCTCCCTCAGGGTTCTCTCCCTCTGGAACCTCTCCTCTGTCAGCGACAAATCAATCTGTGAGATCGCTGAAGGTTGTCACCTACTGGAGAAGCTTGATCTTTGCCATTGCCCGAACGTTTCTGACAAGGCGTTGCTTGCCATTGCTGCGAAGTGCCCGAATTTGTCGTCTGTTTCCTTGGAGTCCTGCCCACTTATCGGAAACGAAGGTCTTCCGGCCATCGGCCGTTCCTGTCTGAACCTTCGGTCCATCAGCATCAAGGATTGCCCGCTTGTTGGTGATCAGGGTATTGCAGGCCTGGTTGCCTCTGCTGCTGCACTTTCAAGGATCAAGCTTCAGGGTGTGAACATCTCTGATGTGTCACTTGCAGTTATCGGTCACTATGGCAAATCGGTGGCCGAATTGTCCTTCACAGGTCTTCAGCATGTTGGTGAGCGTGGCTTCTGGGCTCTGGGCAATGCCCATGGCCTGAACAAGCTCAGGACCCTCCATGTCTCTTCCTGCAATGGGATGACAGATATGGGTCTTGAAGCTGTTGGTGTTGGTTGCCCTGTTCTGAAACATCTGTGCCTTCGGAGGTGCTGCTTGCTGTCAGACAGTGGGTTGAGAGCCTTCGCCAGAACAGTGGTGGCGCTTGAGAATTTGCTGTTGGAAGAGTGCAACTGGATTACTCAAACTGGTGTCTTGGATTCTTTCTCCAACTGCAAGGCGAACCTAAAGTCACTTAGTCTGGTGAAATGCGTAGGGAtcaatgatgttgatgatggttTAAGTCCCCTGCCTCTGTGTGCCTCTCTGCATTCACTGACCATCCGTGGTTGCTCTGGTTTTGGAAGTCGTGGCGTGGCTGTTGTTGGGAAGGTCTGCCCCAATTTGCAAAATGTTGATTTCAGTGGAGTGAGTGGCCTTAGAGACTCTGATCTGCTGTCTCTGACGGAGAATTGCAGAGCTGGCCTCACCAAGCTGAACCTGAACGGCTGTGTAAACCTTACAGACGATGCCATCATCCGGTTGGTGATGTTCCATGGTGGAAGCCTGCGACTCCTGAACCTTGGTGGTTGCAGGAGTTTAACCGATGAGAGTCTTAAGGTCATACTGGCCAATTGCCCACTGCTGCAGGAACTGAACATGTCTGGATGCTCGATTACAGACcaaggttttttttctttcaactcatCTAACAAGGGACTGCTGCCGGATCTTCAgatcctctccctctccggATGTTCGCAAGTTTCAGAGAAAAGCTTGCAGGTTTTGGGGTACCTGAGCGGTTCTCTGGTCGGTCTCAACCTTCAACATTGCAACCTGATCAGCAGTAAGGCAGTTGGATGGCTTGGCGAGCGGATGTGGGGATGTGACATCCTCTCTTGA